From a region of the Agromyces ramosus genome:
- a CDS encoding carbohydrate ABC transporter permease, with protein MSTVLDETAETVVTSARPAKRPATRSAGVRKGRKPGDWVVLAVAVVLGFFIAVPFLMILINSFKSPADYNSSGPLTLPTSLYFDGIVAFWERVNFPEKFWNSVFISGLVAVFAVVLSMFNAFALGIGRVRGRLWIVVLILLANMLPQEVLLYPLYFMFKEVGLYDNQWAVIIIFTVIQSAFGTYLLASVYSTFPKEMLEAASLDGASRWQILWRVVYPISRPTLSVLLIFFFIWTWNEFLIPLTFLVSNATQTVPVAITVLQGDRLMDVTTTSASALLGLIPTLVFFLIFQRTLTRGITAGAVK; from the coding sequence ATGAGCACCGTGCTCGACGAAACGGCCGAGACCGTCGTGACATCCGCTCGGCCGGCGAAGCGGCCGGCGACCCGGAGCGCCGGCGTGCGCAAGGGCCGCAAGCCGGGCGACTGGGTGGTGCTCGCCGTGGCGGTCGTGCTCGGCTTCTTCATCGCCGTGCCGTTCCTCATGATCCTCATCAACTCGTTCAAGTCGCCGGCCGACTACAACTCCTCCGGACCGCTCACACTGCCGACCTCGCTGTACTTCGACGGCATCGTCGCATTCTGGGAGCGAGTGAACTTCCCCGAGAAGTTCTGGAACAGCGTCTTCATCTCGGGGCTCGTCGCGGTCTTCGCCGTGGTGCTCTCGATGTTCAACGCGTTCGCCCTCGGCATCGGCCGCGTGAGGGGCCGGCTCTGGATCGTCGTCCTGATCCTGCTCGCGAACATGCTGCCGCAGGAGGTGCTCCTCTACCCGCTGTACTTCATGTTCAAGGAGGTCGGCCTCTACGACAACCAGTGGGCCGTCATCATCATCTTCACGGTCATCCAGTCGGCGTTCGGCACCTACCTGCTGGCGTCGGTCTACAGCACGTTCCCGAAGGAGATGCTCGAGGCCGCGTCGCTCGACGGGGCGAGCCGATGGCAGATCCTCTGGCGCGTGGTGTACCCGATCTCGCGGCCGACACTGTCGGTGCTGCTCATCTTCTTCTTCATCTGGACGTGGAACGAGTTCCTGATCCCACTCACCTTCCTGGTCTCGAACGCGACGCAGACCGTCCCGGTCGCGATCACGGTGCTGCAGGGCGATCGGCTCATGGATGTCACGACCACGAGTGCATCCGCCCTGCTCGGGCTCATCCCGACCCTCGTCTTCTTCCTCATCTTCCAACGCACCCTCACCAGGGGCATCACCGCAGGAGCAGTCAAGTAA
- a CDS encoding carbohydrate ABC transporter permease: MSIAPAPLEAAKPGGAARAALRPPSSLIPGSSRNAYWLYLVPGLALLTIIVVVPLVWNVYLTFTDYRGIRPPEWIGLDNWIELAGDSVFWTSFANSIAMIVAMVVVPTLLGLLLAAMLFDLIGKKFGARLASFLRATYYLPQILPAVIAAIVIGWILRPQNGALNQVLEAVGLGALQHNWLGSPDTALPSIMVIMVWVQLGYPIVIFMAALQRVDPELYEAAELDGANWYQRFRAITVGIIRPEIFVVTLTCTIAALKVFGPVYALTGGGPGTATIVPAYYAYSEFFQSQQVGYGATIATALTIVIAAVSVAFILVQNRYERQEEER, encoded by the coding sequence ATGTCCATCGCCCCCGCCCCGCTGGAGGCAGCGAAGCCCGGCGGCGCCGCGCGCGCCGCGTTGAGGCCGCCGTCGAGCCTGATCCCCGGCTCGAGCCGCAACGCCTACTGGCTCTACCTCGTGCCCGGCCTCGCGCTGCTCACGATCATCGTCGTCGTACCGCTCGTCTGGAACGTGTACCTGACGTTCACCGACTACCGCGGCATCCGCCCGCCCGAGTGGATCGGCCTCGACAACTGGATCGAGCTGGCCGGCGATTCCGTCTTCTGGACCTCGTTCGCCAACTCGATCGCGATGATCGTCGCAATGGTCGTCGTGCCGACCCTCCTCGGCCTACTCCTCGCCGCGATGCTCTTCGACCTCATCGGCAAGAAGTTCGGCGCGCGGCTCGCGAGCTTCCTCCGTGCCACCTACTACCTGCCGCAGATCCTCCCCGCCGTCATCGCAGCGATCGTGATCGGCTGGATCCTCCGGCCGCAGAACGGCGCGCTCAACCAGGTGCTCGAGGCGGTCGGGCTGGGGGCGCTCCAGCACAACTGGCTCGGCAGCCCCGACACCGCGCTGCCGAGCATCATGGTCATCATGGTCTGGGTGCAGCTCGGCTACCCGATCGTCATCTTCATGGCCGCCCTGCAGCGGGTCGATCCCGAGCTGTACGAGGCCGCCGAGCTCGACGGTGCCAACTGGTACCAGCGCTTCCGCGCGATCACGGTCGGCATCATCCGCCCCGAGATCTTCGTGGTGACCCTCACCTGCACCATCGCCGCGCTCAAGGTGTTCGGGCCCGTCTACGCACTCACCGGCGGCGGGCCGGGCACCGCGACGATCGTCCCCGCGTACTACGCCTACAGCGAGTTCTTCCAGTCGCAGCAGGTCGGGTACGGCGCCACGATCGCCACCGCGCTCACGATCGTCATCGCCGCCGTGAGCGTCGCGTTCATCCTCGTGCAGAACCGCTACGAGCGTCAGGAAGAGGAACGATGA
- a CDS encoding ABC transporter substrate-binding protein encodes MKHTRTVGAAAALAAAALVLTGCSGSSQTDDNVLRLWHYEGADSAMGIAWAEAIKIFEEETGATVEFEEKSFEQIRSTASQVLNSDEAPDLLEYNKGNATAGLLSSQGLLTPLDDAVEEYGWDDQLAPSLQTTAKYDENGVMGSGSWFGVPNYGEFVEVYYNKDAFAAAGLEVPTTLAEFEDVLAAFAAQGVTPLAESAAEYPLGQLWYQLALTKADRQFVNDYQLYENPVDWTGEELTFATETVKDWTDKGYLSTDASGLKAEDAGVGFIGGDYPIFFSGSWWYGRFVNEITDFEWGTFLFPEAELSPGSAGNMWAVPERAANKELAYEFIDITMRPEIQAILGNNGGVPVAAEEADITDEKSAELIANFNTLTERDGIAYYPDWPTATFYDELNAGLQELVNGTKSPAEVQQQLGEQYQAGVDDIVG; translated from the coding sequence ATGAAGCACACCAGAACCGTCGGAGCCGCCGCGGCACTCGCCGCCGCGGCGCTCGTCCTCACCGGATGCAGCGGCTCCAGCCAGACCGATGACAACGTCCTCCGCCTCTGGCACTACGAGGGCGCCGACAGCGCCATGGGCATCGCCTGGGCCGAGGCGATCAAGATCTTCGAGGAGGAGACCGGAGCGACCGTCGAGTTCGAGGAGAAGAGCTTCGAGCAGATCCGCTCGACCGCGAGCCAGGTGCTCAACTCCGACGAGGCACCCGACCTGCTCGAGTACAACAAGGGCAATGCGACGGCGGGCCTGCTCTCGAGCCAGGGCCTGCTCACCCCGCTCGACGACGCGGTCGAGGAGTACGGCTGGGACGACCAGCTCGCGCCGTCGCTGCAGACCACCGCGAAGTACGACGAGAACGGCGTCATGGGATCGGGCAGCTGGTTCGGCGTGCCCAACTACGGCGAGTTCGTCGAGGTCTACTACAACAAGGACGCATTCGCCGCCGCAGGCCTCGAGGTGCCCACCACCCTCGCGGAGTTCGAAGACGTGCTCGCGGCCTTCGCCGCGCAGGGCGTCACGCCGCTCGCCGAGTCGGCCGCGGAATACCCGCTCGGCCAGCTCTGGTACCAGCTCGCCCTCACGAAGGCCGACCGGCAGTTCGTGAACGACTACCAGCTCTACGAGAACCCCGTCGACTGGACGGGCGAAGAGCTCACGTTCGCCACCGAGACGGTGAAGGACTGGACCGACAAGGGGTACCTCTCGACGGATGCCAGCGGCCTGAAGGCCGAAGACGCCGGCGTCGGGTTCATCGGCGGCGACTACCCGATCTTCTTCTCCGGCAGCTGGTGGTACGGCCGCTTCGTGAACGAGATCACCGATTTCGAGTGGGGCACGTTCCTGTTCCCCGAGGCGGAGCTCTCGCCCGGATCGGCCGGGAACATGTGGGCCGTCCCTGAGCGGGCAGCCAACAAGGAGCTCGCCTACGAGTTCATCGACATCACGATGCGCCCCGAGATCCAGGCGATCCTCGGCAACAACGGCGGCGTCCCCGTGGCCGCCGAAGAGGCCGACATCACCGACGAGAAGAGCGCCGAGCTCATCGCGAACTTCAACACGCTGACCGAGCGCGACGGCATCGCGTACTACCCCGACTGGCCCACCGCGACGTTCTACGACGAGCTGAACGCGGGCCTGCAGGAGCTCGTCAACGGCACGAAGTCGCCCGCCGAGGTGCAGCAGCAGCTCGGCGAGCAGTACCAGGCCGGCGTCGACGACATCGTCGGCTGA
- a CDS encoding LacI family DNA-binding transcriptional regulator, translated as MAKIHEVAKAAGVSISTVSYALSGKRTISAETRQRIERAVRELDYRPNAGARMLAGRRTNIFALTEPFRADTYAPAHMAFVLATSIAARRHDYDVLLLTEEEASAGMRRVATSGLCDAVLVLDVAPDDERVGVARQLGIPSVFVGVPDDHDGLVCVDLDFEAAAGLAVDRLADAGHRSIGLLGHPPSAYLRSNFPPRIRAGFERRARERGLDPAVELPEPGGNGSRGVAVRAAVGALLDRGVTALVLHCDDAAHHAVLDELAARGLGIPADVAVISVGSTFDTTAMHPPLDVVPLVPQASCDRAVDLAMQMLSESAPAAGVYLIAPEYRDHGSVVQPDAPR; from the coding sequence ATGGCGAAGATTCACGAGGTGGCGAAGGCCGCCGGCGTGTCGATCAGCACCGTGTCGTACGCCCTGAGCGGCAAGCGCACGATCTCCGCCGAGACCCGGCAGCGCATCGAACGCGCCGTGCGAGAGCTCGACTACCGCCCCAACGCCGGCGCCCGCATGCTCGCCGGCCGTCGCACGAACATCTTCGCGCTCACCGAGCCGTTCCGCGCCGACACCTATGCGCCCGCCCACATGGCCTTCGTGCTCGCGACCTCGATCGCCGCGCGGCGCCACGACTACGACGTGCTGCTGCTCACCGAGGAGGAGGCCTCGGCCGGCATGCGCCGGGTCGCCACGAGCGGCCTCTGCGACGCCGTCCTCGTGCTCGACGTGGCACCCGACGACGAGCGGGTCGGTGTCGCCCGGCAGCTCGGCATCCCGTCGGTCTTCGTCGGGGTGCCCGACGACCATGACGGACTCGTCTGCGTCGACCTCGACTTCGAGGCGGCGGCCGGGCTCGCCGTCGATCGCCTGGCGGACGCGGGTCACCGCTCGATCGGCCTCCTCGGCCATCCGCCGTCGGCCTACCTCCGATCGAACTTCCCGCCGCGCATCCGCGCCGGGTTCGAGCGACGGGCCCGCGAACGCGGACTCGACCCGGCCGTGGAGCTTCCTGAGCCCGGCGGCAACGGCAGCCGCGGCGTCGCGGTGCGCGCGGCGGTCGGCGCGCTGCTCGACCGCGGAGTCACCGCGCTCGTGCTCCACTGCGACGACGCGGCCCACCACGCCGTGCTCGACGAGCTCGCCGCGCGCGGCCTCGGCATACCCGCCGACGTGGCCGTGATCTCGGTCGGCTCGACCTTCGACACCACCGCGATGCACCCGCCGCTCGACGTCGTCCCGCTCGTGCCGCAGGCCTCGTGCGACCGCGCCGTCGACCTCGCGATGCAGATGCTGTCCGAGTCCGCACCCGCGGCCGGCGTCTACCTCATCGCGCCCGAGTACCGCGACCACGGCTCGGTCGTCCAGCCAGACGCCCCACGCTGA
- the xylA gene encoding xylose isomerase, with amino-acid sequence MASAPTRDDKFSFGLWTVGYNGTDPFGGPTRHPLDVVHVVEKLDELGAYGLTFHDDDLFAFGSTDAERQTQIDRLKGALEATGIIVPMVTTNLFSAPVFKDGGFTSNDRQVRRFALRKVLRNIDLAAELGAKTFVMWGGREGAEYDAAKDIRSALERYREAVNLLGDYVTDKGYDLRFAIEPKPNEPRGDILLPTLGHALAFIETLERPELVGINPEVGHEQMAGLNFAAGIAQALYQGKLFHIDLNGQRGIKYDQDLVFGHGDLYNAFALVDLLENGSPQGGPTYEGPRHFDYKPSRTEDETGVWDSAKANMANYLILKERAAAFRADPEVQEALESAKVNELGQPTLNEGESYDDLLADRSAFEDFDADSYLGGHGFGFVRLQQLATGHLLGARS; translated from the coding sequence ATGGCCAGCGCGCCAACCCGCGACGACAAGTTCTCCTTCGGCCTCTGGACCGTTGGCTACAACGGCACCGACCCGTTCGGCGGCCCCACGAGGCATCCGCTCGATGTCGTGCACGTCGTCGAGAAGCTCGACGAGCTCGGCGCCTACGGCCTCACGTTCCACGACGACGACCTGTTCGCGTTCGGTTCGACGGATGCCGAGCGCCAGACCCAGATCGACCGCCTCAAGGGCGCGCTCGAGGCCACCGGCATCATCGTGCCGATGGTGACGACGAACCTCTTCAGCGCCCCCGTCTTCAAAGACGGCGGCTTCACCTCGAACGACCGCCAGGTGCGCCGCTTCGCGCTCCGCAAGGTGCTGCGCAACATCGACCTCGCCGCCGAGCTCGGCGCGAAGACGTTCGTGATGTGGGGCGGGCGAGAGGGCGCCGAGTACGACGCGGCGAAAGACATCCGCAGCGCCCTTGAGCGCTACCGCGAGGCGGTCAACCTGCTCGGCGACTACGTCACCGACAAGGGCTACGACCTGCGCTTCGCGATCGAGCCCAAGCCGAACGAGCCCCGTGGCGACATCCTGCTGCCCACGCTCGGGCACGCGCTCGCCTTCATCGAGACCCTCGAGCGCCCAGAGCTCGTCGGCATCAACCCCGAGGTCGGGCACGAGCAGATGGCGGGCCTCAACTTCGCCGCCGGCATCGCCCAGGCGCTCTACCAGGGCAAGCTGTTCCACATCGACCTCAACGGCCAGCGCGGCATCAAGTACGACCAGGACCTCGTGTTCGGCCACGGCGACCTCTACAACGCGTTCGCCCTCGTCGACCTGCTCGAGAACGGCAGCCCCCAGGGCGGCCCGACGTACGAGGGCCCGCGCCACTTCGACTACAAGCCCTCGCGCACTGAAGACGAGACCGGCGTGTGGGACTCGGCCAAGGCGAACATGGCGAACTACCTGATCCTCAAGGAGCGGGCGGCGGCATTCCGCGCAGACCCCGAGGTGCAGGAGGCGCTCGAGTCCGCGAAGGTGAACGAGCTCGGGCAGCCGACGCTCAACGAGGGCGAGAGCTACGACGACCTGCTCGCCGACCGCTCGGCGTTCGAGGACTTCGACGCCGACTCGTACCTGGGCGGCCACGGCTTCGGCTTCGTGCGCCTGCAGCAGCTCGCGACCGGGCACCTCCTCGGCGCTCGCAGTTAG
- a CDS encoding xylulokinase: MTLVAGVDSSTQSCKVVIRDAATGALVRSGRAAHPDGTEVDPAAWWGALLSALADAGGLDGVAAISVAGQQHGMVVLDAEGRVIRDALLWNDTRSAQAARDLIDEVGAAEYARRTGVVPVASFTATKLRWLRDVEPDAATRVAAVALPHDWLTWRLRGYGPAGESLLGPALDELTTDRSDASGTAYWGARGYDRELLVRALGHDAVLPRVLEPGEAAGRTPDGIVVGPGAGDNAGAALGLDAASGDVVVSIGTSGTVFAVTDAPTADASGTVAGFADATGRYLPLIATLNAARVLDATAGLLGVDHAELGRLALEAEPGASGAVLVPYFEGERTPNLPDATASFTGLTLANTTRPSIARAAIEGMLCGLADGLDAVRGQGVAARRLLLIGGAALNPAVQAVAAQVFDVPVTVPAPGEYVADGAARQAAWVLSGERPTWPVDAGAPLDVDTRPEIRRQYAERARGASA; the protein is encoded by the coding sequence ATGACGCTCGTCGCCGGCGTCGACTCGTCGACGCAGTCCTGCAAGGTCGTGATCCGGGATGCCGCGACCGGAGCGCTCGTACGCTCCGGCCGCGCTGCCCACCCCGACGGCACCGAGGTCGACCCCGCCGCCTGGTGGGGAGCGCTGCTCTCGGCGCTCGCCGACGCGGGCGGGCTCGACGGGGTGGCGGCGATCTCGGTCGCCGGTCAGCAGCACGGCATGGTCGTGCTCGACGCCGAGGGTCGGGTCATCCGCGATGCCCTGCTCTGGAACGACACGCGTTCGGCGCAGGCGGCGCGCGACCTGATCGACGAGGTGGGCGCGGCCGAGTACGCGCGGCGCACTGGCGTGGTGCCGGTCGCGTCGTTCACGGCGACCAAGCTTCGGTGGCTGCGCGATGTCGAGCCGGATGCCGCCACGCGCGTCGCGGCGGTCGCCCTGCCGCACGACTGGCTCACGTGGCGGCTGCGCGGGTACGGCCCGGCGGGCGAGTCGCTGCTCGGCCCCGCGCTCGACGAGCTCACGACCGACCGCTCCGACGCGAGCGGCACGGCGTACTGGGGCGCGAGGGGCTACGACCGCGAGCTCCTCGTGCGCGCGCTCGGCCACGATGCGGTGCTGCCGCGGGTGCTCGAGCCCGGCGAGGCGGCGGGTCGCACGCCCGACGGCATCGTCGTGGGCCCCGGTGCGGGCGACAATGCGGGGGCGGCGCTCGGCCTCGATGCGGCATCCGGCGACGTCGTCGTCTCGATCGGCACGAGCGGCACGGTCTTCGCCGTGACGGATGCCCCCACCGCCGATGCCTCAGGCACGGTCGCGGGCTTCGCCGATGCCACGGGCCGCTACCTCCCGCTCATCGCGACGCTCAACGCCGCACGCGTGCTCGACGCGACCGCGGGCCTGCTCGGCGTCGACCACGCCGAGCTCGGCCGGCTCGCGCTCGAGGCCGAGCCCGGGGCATCCGGTGCCGTGCTCGTGCCGTACTTCGAGGGCGAGCGCACCCCGAACCTGCCCGACGCGACCGCCTCGTTCACCGGACTCACGCTCGCGAACACCACGCGACCCTCGATCGCCCGCGCGGCAATCGAGGGGATGCTGTGCGGCCTCGCCGACGGGCTCGATGCCGTGCGCGGCCAGGGCGTCGCGGCGCGGCGCCTGCTGCTCATCGGCGGGGCGGCGCTGAATCCGGCGGTGCAGGCCGTCGCGGCGCAGGTGTTCGACGTGCCCGTCACCGTGCCCGCGCCCGGCGAGTACGTCGCCGACGGCGCCGCGCGCCAGGCCGCGTGGGTACTCAGCGGCGAGCGGCCGACGTGGCCCGTCGACGCCGGGGCGCCGCTGGACGTCGACACCCGCCCGGAGATCCGCCGACAATACGCCGAGCGCGCGCGGGGTGCCTCCGCCTGA
- a CDS encoding DNA-3-methyladenine glycosylase family protein, translating into MIADQALSWRPRHPTDLRQTLSMLRRGPGDPTFHVDAAGAIWRTTLTVEGAATLRFEHRSADELRCSGWGPGAATAVAQAPETAGELDDASRFEPGLQLLDEAHRRNPGLRIPRTARVFEALVPAILEQKVISLQAHASWRHLVRGFGAPAPGPTPVPMHVVPSPDGWASIPTWEWHKSGVDPRRARTIVNAARFAPRLEEAVGMSPTDAAARLTLMPGVGAWTAAEVAQRALGDADALSVGDYHLSNYVGHALAGRDMTDDEMLETLAPWAGHRYRVVRLLEAAGAKGRPRRGPRMSFVDHRAI; encoded by the coding sequence GTGATCGCGGACCAGGCACTCAGCTGGCGCCCGCGGCATCCGACCGATCTTCGACAGACGCTCTCGATGCTGCGGCGCGGACCGGGCGACCCGACGTTCCACGTCGACGCCGCCGGCGCGATCTGGCGCACGACGCTCACCGTCGAGGGCGCGGCCACCCTGCGGTTCGAGCATCGCTCGGCCGACGAGCTGCGCTGCAGCGGGTGGGGCCCGGGCGCGGCAACCGCTGTCGCGCAGGCGCCCGAGACGGCGGGCGAGCTCGATGACGCATCGCGATTCGAGCCCGGCCTGCAGCTGCTCGACGAGGCCCACCGCCGCAATCCCGGCCTGCGCATCCCGCGCACGGCGCGCGTGTTCGAGGCGCTCGTGCCCGCGATTCTCGAGCAGAAGGTCATCTCGCTGCAGGCGCACGCGTCGTGGCGGCACCTCGTGCGCGGGTTCGGCGCCCCGGCACCGGGGCCGACACCCGTGCCGATGCACGTGGTGCCGTCGCCCGACGGCTGGGCGTCGATCCCCACGTGGGAGTGGCACAAGTCAGGGGTCGATCCGCGGCGGGCGCGCACCATCGTGAACGCGGCCCGCTTCGCGCCGCGCCTCGAAGAAGCGGTCGGCATGAGCCCGACGGATGCCGCGGCTCGCCTCACCCTCATGCCCGGCGTCGGCGCCTGGACGGCGGCCGAGGTGGCGCAGCGCGCGCTCGGCGACGCCGACGCCCTCTCGGTCGGCGACTACCACCTCTCGAATTACGTCGGCCATGCCCTCGCCGGTCGAGACATGACCGACGACGAGATGCTCGAGACCCTCGCACCCTGGGCGGGGCACCGGTACCGGGTCGTGCGGCTGCTCGAGGCAGCCGGTGCCAAGGGTCGACCACGCCGTGGTCCTCGCATGTCGTTCGTCGACCATCGCGCGATCTGA
- a CDS encoding winged helix-turn-helix transcriptional regulator, with translation MVSEYQPDDLERHRARLLELGHIDEAACRRFQSTVEFAGRKWNAAILLAGVRGARRFSEYRAAVTGISDRLLAARLKELEDEGVIERHVRATTPVTITYTPSTEGLQLIELLQPLVEWGHAHDAGRGRRAV, from the coding sequence ATGGTGAGTGAATACCAGCCCGACGACCTCGAGCGGCACCGCGCCCGGCTGCTCGAGCTCGGGCACATCGATGAGGCCGCGTGCCGTCGGTTCCAGTCGACCGTCGAGTTCGCGGGGCGCAAGTGGAATGCGGCGATCCTGCTGGCCGGGGTGCGCGGTGCCCGGCGCTTCTCGGAGTACCGGGCCGCCGTGACGGGCATCTCCGACCGCCTGCTCGCCGCACGACTCAAGGAGCTCGAAGACGAGGGCGTGATCGAGCGGCACGTGCGCGCCACGACGCCCGTGACGATCACCTACACGCCGAGCACCGAGGGACTCCAGCTCATCGAACTGCTGCAGCCGCTCGTCGAGTGGGGCCATGCGCACGATGCGGGGCGCGGGCGCCGCGCGGTCTGA
- a CDS encoding FAD-binding oxidoreductase, whose protein sequence is MRAVELVLADGSIVRADATEHPELFWAVRGAGANVGIVTAFEFEVDEVGDVGFAQLAFDASDTAGFLQAWGDWVVDAPRDLTSFLILGGSRPGEPPVAQVMAVIDSDDPETVLARLQPLAEAAPLVAQDVRLMSYRAVMANSDDATHAGDGEPTSRSGLIGRITPEFARDAVRFLESGATYFFQLRAIGGAVHDVRADATAFAHRDAEFSVVAFGASRLRTSARWDELIAPHTDGAYLSFDTEQGPAQLAAAFPTATLERLRALKAEVDPGNLFRDNANIAPA, encoded by the coding sequence GTGCGCGCCGTCGAGCTCGTGCTGGCCGACGGCAGCATCGTGCGAGCGGATGCCACGGAGCATCCGGAGCTCTTCTGGGCCGTCCGCGGCGCCGGCGCCAACGTCGGCATCGTGACGGCGTTCGAGTTCGAGGTCGACGAGGTCGGTGACGTCGGATTCGCGCAGCTCGCCTTCGACGCGAGCGACACCGCCGGGTTCCTGCAGGCCTGGGGCGACTGGGTGGTCGATGCGCCGCGGGACCTCACGAGCTTCCTGATCCTCGGCGGCTCGCGGCCGGGTGAGCCGCCGGTCGCGCAGGTGATGGCGGTCATCGACTCGGATGACCCCGAGACGGTACTCGCACGACTGCAGCCGCTCGCCGAGGCGGCGCCGCTCGTCGCGCAGGACGTGCGCCTCATGAGCTACCGGGCGGTCATGGCGAACTCGGATGACGCGACCCACGCGGGCGATGGCGAGCCGACGTCGCGGTCAGGACTCATCGGTCGCATCACGCCCGAGTTCGCCCGCGACGCCGTGCGCTTCCTCGAGAGCGGCGCGACCTACTTCTTCCAGCTGCGCGCCATCGGCGGGGCGGTGCACGACGTGCGGGCGGATGCCACGGCCTTCGCCCACCGCGACGCGGAGTTCTCGGTGGTGGCGTTCGGCGCGAGCCGCCTGCGCACGAGTGCCCGCTGGGACGAGCTCATCGCCCCGCACACCGACGGCGCGTACCTGAGCTTCGACACCGAGCAGGGACCGGCGCAACTCGCCGCAGCGTTCCCGACGGCGACGCTCGAGCGGCTGCGCGCACTCAAGGCGGAGGTCGATCCCGGCAACCTGTTCCGCGACAACGCGAACATCGCGCCCGCGTAG
- a CDS encoding NADPH-dependent F420 reductase, translating into MTNLAPTHIGIIGAGNIGGTLARQLVALGHQVTISNSRGPETLESLVAELGPNATAGTPEEAAEAGEFVIVSVPFGAYRDIPVAPLAGKVVIDTNNYYWERDGHVAELDAGHATVSGLLQAHLPESKVAKGFNHIAAPAILTDGAPAGTPNRRALATASDFDEASALVSALYGDLGFDAVNIGPLSESWRVERDQPAYVVAQTRPELEANLARAERSAAAA; encoded by the coding sequence ATGACGAACCTCGCCCCCACCCACATCGGAATCATCGGCGCCGGCAACATCGGCGGCACGCTCGCACGGCAGCTCGTGGCGCTCGGTCACCAGGTGACGATCAGCAACTCGCGCGGCCCCGAAACGCTCGAGAGCCTCGTGGCCGAGCTCGGCCCGAACGCGACGGCCGGCACGCCGGAGGAGGCCGCCGAGGCGGGCGAGTTCGTCATCGTGTCGGTGCCCTTCGGCGCCTACCGCGACATCCCGGTCGCACCGCTCGCCGGCAAGGTCGTGATCGACACGAACAACTACTACTGGGAGCGCGACGGCCACGTCGCGGAGCTCGACGCGGGCCACGCGACGGTCTCAGGACTCCTGCAGGCGCACCTCCCCGAGTCGAAGGTCGCGAAGGGGTTCAACCACATCGCGGCGCCGGCGATCCTCACGGACGGCGCGCCCGCGGGCACGCCGAACCGCCGCGCGCTCGCCACGGCGAGCGACTTCGACGAGGCCAGTGCCCTCGTCTCGGCACTCTACGGCGACCTGGGCTTCGACGCGGTGAACATCGGGCCGCTGTCGGAGAGCTGGCGCGTCGAGCGCGACCAGCCCGCGTACGTCGTGGCGCAGACTCGACCCGAGCTCGAGGCGAACCTCGCGCGGGCCGAGCGCTCCGCTGCAGCCGCGTAG
- a CDS encoding cupin domain-containing protein: MVLMHERAGVVGDDVDWNENIEGVEIGSDVSIILEYESRTGAGPRLHRHPYSETFVVRHGRAIFTVADERLEAVGGQILVVPALTPHKFEVVGPEPFVSTNIHANATFVTEWLE, from the coding sequence ATGGTCTTGATGCATGAACGCGCCGGGGTGGTCGGCGACGACGTCGACTGGAACGAGAACATCGAGGGCGTCGAGATCGGCTCCGACGTCTCGATCATCCTCGAGTACGAATCGCGCACGGGCGCGGGGCCGCGACTGCACCGGCATCCGTACTCCGAGACCTTCGTCGTGCGCCACGGTCGCGCGATCTTCACGGTCGCCGACGAGCGACTCGAGGCGGTCGGCGGCCAGATCCTCGTGGTGCCGGCACTGACGCCGCACAAGTTCGAGGTCGTCGGTCCCGAGCCGTTCGTGTCGACGAACATCCACGCGAACGCGACGTTCGTGACGGAGTGGCTCGAGTAG